The Ananas comosus cultivar F153 linkage group 6, ASM154086v1, whole genome shotgun sequence genome segment gaggaaaaaatagtatgctaccgcttcgttttttttttttttaagaaataaatttaactagaaatataaaaagtaattaGATTTCGAACTTGGTACCTTAAATACCAACTGCCAAATTCTAGCTTTGCTACTCGTGCTAGAGAGAGTCGGcatctttttaaatattagaatatgatatttaataatatgagttgagctagaatactattgatagtaaacgAGTTTCGTTGCcactcatttattttcgatgataaagtctccaaatcgacgatcggcactgttgaacatgatctataccacttaaagtgtttagaaatcaattttcaaatcttttcgacatcatttgcctaatgatcaaagggttttaaaatttgtaacttTAATGGTCGATACGAGgcattttttcgtttaacggcgtaaaaatatccaaatcaattgaattttgttagaaaattttttaaactatttaaaacaagatctatactcttgatcttgactacaagactcctatcatcattttttaaagaatatttattttcagccgttcatttttgtgtccactagatggataagagaataatatcgaaaatgtataaaatttgatttctaaacactttaagtggtatagattatgttcaacggtgccgatcgtcgatttggaggttccatcatcgaaaacaaatgggcggcaacagagcccgtttgctactgatagttttctagctcaactattaataatatttatttgctATGAAGATTTCATTTCTTGATTGGAAGCTAAAAAAGTTCAACTTTAGTTGCTTGTAAGATCTTAACAGTTGTAATTTGTGAAAGAATGGCGTGCCTTACTtactatataataaattttattttgaagaaaTAAATTCAACGGCTAATACTATATTTACTcaatagtataatttttcttcagtaaattaaaaaagatataCTAAACATGATATTCGTGTATCAAAACAGAGTATTTGAAATCAAATCCTTTAAGTCTCCGAGTTTTCATGACATAGCGGGATACATATTAGTCTAAAATTGTCCAAAGAATATCCAATTCATTTTATACACTAACCATTCTATATCCCTTCATCTGTGGAATTGTTTAATACAAAATCATAAAAAACACCGTTCTTTAGtagtttaaacttttgaaaaaaattatttttttttgagaataaatagcacgctacctgcttcatccATTGAATGGATGAATTTGGCTACAGAGGCGAGGCAACGAAGGCCTTAAGAAAAAACAACATCAGcagaggttaaaaaaaaaaaaaaaaacgttcaAAGCATATCTTTCCACGAAGATATTAGGATCTTGAGCTGGACTGCTAAAATAGGGTCGAGTTGTTGTtgacgaaaaaaaataattgtttcgtataatttaatatagtatcagAGCTAGAAGTTTCGAGTTTGAGCGACGCCATGTTAATAGCGTAAGtaattttttcctatttaacttaaatttatgTCATAGATCTATTAAAAAGTTTCGAGTTTAGACGTGAGATGTAAAAGTTCAGCTAGGGCGCCCACAGGACCATAGTTGCAACATCAATATCCAAAAAGAGTACCAAAGTTGCAATATCAATATCAAGAGAGTGCAGGGACTAGCCTTGCATTAGACCCTTACTCTTCTTTCTTTAAAACACAAATATATacaccttctctctttctcatagCTGTTAAGAGTAaagtccctctctctctctctctctctctctctctctcttcacaccATGACAACCCTCCTCTTGTTTGCAATCCTCTTCATTTGTGGCCTCCTCAACTCCTACCTATTCTTGTTCTCACCATCAAAGCTCTTTGCATGGATTTGCTCTCTCCTCCCCCCCACTCCAACCACAACACAAACAAAAGCTACATACAAAGCTAGcaaaaaggaggaaaaggaggaaacggaggaggaggagagagtgAGGAAGGTGGCCGTCAACAAAGTCGACCTCAAGTCGGTCTTCGCGACCTTCGACCACGACTGCGACGGCTTCGTCACGTCGACGGAGCTCGAAGAGTCGTTCAGGAGGCTGGGCCTCTTCGCTTCAAGCAGAGAAGTTATGCACATGGTGTCGAAGGTGGACGCGAACCGCGACGGTCTCATCGACTTGGAGGAGTTCCGCGAGATCTACGAGTCGGTGGTGGCGGCCGAGGGCGACGCGAAATCGAGCAGCGGTGAGAAAggagggggggaggaggaggaggagggagagatgGATTTGAAGGAGGCTTTTGATGTGTTTGATGGGAATGGGGATGGGGTGATAAGCGCAGAGGAGTTAGGGTTGGTGTTGAGCTCACTTGGGTTAAGGCAAGGGGGGAGGGTGGAGGATTGCCATGACATGATAAGGAAGGTGGATGAGGATGGGGATGGGATGGTGAACTTTGAGGAATTCaagaagatgatggtggtgAAGGGCAATGATATGTAGAAGTGTGTTCTAAACCAAATAATTCTACGAGGTAGATATCGAcagataaatttattgaatttgatcACTATTTAATTACTGACCGAGTTTCATCGGATTCAATAAATTTGATCTGCTCCTCCTGACGAAAGTAGAAGAGAAGGTACTGACATATATGAAAATGCTTGACTACACTAATATTAAGAACTTTTCTCTTTATTGTTGGTTTGCTGTATATGACCTGATCTCTGAGCATGTAAAATACTTTTTCCTCTATTGCTAAGATTTCCTAGGGTTTCTTCTGCTTGAGATCCACAATTATCATGTATAAGTTTTGTATGATGCAATTGTGAACTAATGTgagggtcttttttttttttttaagcttctATATGCTGTTTTTATGTGTGGGGCGTGTATGCTGTTTTTATGTGTGGATTTGTATCTGATCAATTTTAATGAGCCATCAGAGATGGTTACGGTCGTAATTATAAACAATATGTCACCATCTGAGATGGTTACCGCCTTAATTGTGAGCGATATGTTACTTCATATTGAAATGACAACAAAGAACCATTTTTGTTCGCAATACTTTTATGCAAGATAGAGATGTGTAAATGGATGTTAGTGTTCCTGTACAAAATATCTATTACAGAAGGATTTATTGCATACAGATTCCTACAAATatgataaattataaatatatttctacaaaatttaatttttatatattgtttctataaaaattctaatgttttcaaatatattcctgccgttagaatccgttagaaaaatttagttagcCATACGCTAAATATATACTtaactctaattaatttttgatatttttactccttttatattatactgttgtggcttttaaaagaacatatttgtgatggcaaaattgaaaatataaacagttctctaacgatactctaatggtaacaaaccGAAAGgacatatttaataataatattagatcTTTTGCAGACACAATATATAacagttgaactttgtagagacATTTACAATTCGCTATATTTGTAAGGACCTGTATGCACCTGTACGCATTTAACCCTACACGGAAAggtcatgagagagagagagagagagagagagagagagtgagagtgagactgtgagagagagttttgcacTGTTGTGTGCGTACATCTCTAACACAAATTGACTCCATATTCTGCCGTATCGGACACTTCCTTTGTTCAGCCATTCAGGCTCAAGATATTTTGAGAGACAAAAAAATCTGGAAtccaattaaataaaagaaaatcag includes the following:
- the LOC109711191 gene encoding calmodulin-like protein 7 (The sequence of the model RefSeq protein was modified relative to this genomic sequence to represent the inferred CDS: added 157 bases not found in genome assembly), translating into MTTLLLFAILFICGLLNSYLFLFSPSKLFAWICSLLPPTPTTTQTKPTYKASKKEETEEEERVRKVAVNKVDLKSVFATFDHDCDGFVTSTELEESFRRLGLFASSREVMHMVSKVDANRDGLIDLEEFREIYESVVAAEGDAKSSSGEKGGGEEEEEGEMDLKEAFDVFDGNGDGVISAEELGLVLSSLGLRQGGRVEDCHDMIRKVDEDGDGMVNFEEFKKMMVVKGNDM